A single Triticum dicoccoides isolate Atlit2015 ecotype Zavitan chromosome 2A, WEW_v2.0, whole genome shotgun sequence DNA region contains:
- the LOC119358244 gene encoding RING-H2 finger protein ATL43-like: MAMPSSASSTPAADVLGVPPPLPPPPGADVSVIVGVLTGVLLGLFLFLIYAKHCRQRGARGAAGRLGLGFRASSTCDRCRSGLSLSVVDALPVVRFGDMGGAAAAAQPECAVCLGSFDAAADELLRVLPKCRHAFHAGCVDTWLEAHSTCPVCRRRVGKEDAFAVIPKLEAGADHGDAEWYPAREAEMQIVVRRPA, translated from the coding sequence ATGGCGATGCCGTCGTCGGCGTCCTCCACGCCGGCCGCCGACGTGTTGGGCGTGCcgcccccgctgccgccgccgccgggcgCGGACGTGTCCGTCATCGTGGGCGTGCTCACGGGCGTCCTCCTGGggctcttcctcttcctcatctacGCCAAGCACTGCAGGCAACGCGGCGCCCGCGGCGCGGCCGGCCGCCTCGGCCTCGGGTTCCGGGCGTCGTCGACGTGCGACCGGTGCCGCTCCGGCCTGAGCCTCTCGGTCGTCGACGCGCTCCCGGTCGTCAGGTTCGGGGACATGGGCGGCGCCGCGGCGGCCGCGCAGCCGGAGTGCGCGGTGTGCCTGGGCTCGTTCGACGCGGCCGCCGACGAGCTGCTCCGGGTGCTGCCCAAGTGCCGCCACGCGTTCCACGCGGGctgcgtcgacacgtggctggaggCGCACTCGACGTGCCCCgtctgccgccgccgcgtcggcaAGGAGGACGCGTTCGCCGTGATCCCCAAGCTGGAGGCCGGCGCGGATCACGGTGACGCGGAGTGGTATCCGGCCCGCGAGGCGGAGATGCAGATCGTTGTGCGCCGACCGGCGTGA